One window of the Salvia splendens isolate huo1 chromosome 1, SspV2, whole genome shotgun sequence genome contains the following:
- the LOC121745856 gene encoding probably inactive leucine-rich repeat receptor-like protein kinase At5g48380 translates to MRILSGSGVLSAFITILVWLLPFGSFAQNDVNCLRAIKSSLEDPLGNLGTWDFSNNSQTSICKFTGIECWHADDNKILNIRLPDMGLKGGFPQGIASCKSLTGLDLSRNSISGNIPNDISKLIGFITSLDLSSNQLSGEIPANLANCTFLNILRLDNNQFTGQIPLELGQLSRLKTFSVANNRLSGLVPSFANATIPAENYANNAGLCGGPLRRCDGKSKASHTPIIIAAAIGGLTIAALAFLVAMFFLRRAYRKKKEDDPLGNKWARSIKGAKRFKLSMFENTVIKMNLGDLMKATNNFSNENIIGSRRTGTTYKATLEDGTSFMVKRLQDTQHSEKEFMSEMDTLGSIKHRNLVPLLGFCVAKKERLLVYTYMPNGTLHDKINSSIEGEVMDWPLRLKVGIRAAKGFAWLHHSCNPRVIHRNISSKCILLDADYEPKISDFGLARLMNPVDTHLSTFVNGEFGDLGYVAPEYARTLVATPKGDVYSFGVVLLELVTGERPTHVSKAPETFKGSLVEWISELSAASKLNDAIDTSLVGKGHDSELFQFLKVACSCVLPGHKERPTMFEVYQLLRAIGQRYDFTTEDDMLMLQDSGGADNVVELIVAQDK, encoded by the exons atgagaatcttatcagGCTCTGGAGTCCTCTCGGCTTTCATCACTATTCTCGTTTGGCTGCTCCCGTTTGGCTCGTTTGCTCAAAACGATGTCAACTGCCTCAGAGCGATAAAAAGTTCTTTGGAAGACCCGTTGGGAAACTTAGGGACATGGGATTTCAGCAACAACAGTCAAACGTCTATCTGCAAGTTCACTGGGATCGAGTGTTGGCACGCTGATGATAACAAGATATTGAATATCAGATTGCCGGACATGGGACTCAAGGGTGGTTTTCCTCAAGGTATTGCCAGTTGCAAGTCCCTAACGGGCCTAGATCTTTCTAGAAACAGCATCAGTGGAAATATTCCAAATGATATCTCAAAGCTAATTGGTTTTATCACCAGTCTTGATCTTTCATCCAACCAGCTGTCGGGAGAGATTCCTGCGAATCTTGCGAATTGCACGTTCCTGAATATCCTGAGACTCGATAACAACCAGTTCACTGGTCAGATCCCTCTTGAGCTCGGCCAACTCAGCCGGCTCAAGACATTTAGCGTGGCAAATAATCGACTGAGTGGACTAGTTCCCTCATTTGCAAATGCCACCATTCCAGCAGAAAACTACGCAAATAATGCTGGACTATGTGGCGGCCCTTTACGTCGTTGTGATGGCAAGTCGAAGGCTAGCCATACTCCTATCATTATTGCGGCAGCCATTGGTGGGTTGACCATTGCAGCTTTGGCCTTCTTGGTTGCTatgttctttttgcgcagagcTTATagaaagaagaaggaagatGACCCTCTGGGCAACAAATGGGCGAGGAGCATCAAGGGCGCAAAACGCTTCAAG CTTTCGATGTTTGAGAATACAGTGATAAAAATGAACCTAGGCGATCTAATGAAGGCCACGAACAACTTCAGTAATGAGAATATAATTGGGTCGAGGCGAACTGGGACAACGTACAAGGCAACACTCGAAGACGGGACATCCTTTATGGTCAAGAGATTGCAGGACACTCAACACTCTGAGAAAGAATTCATGTCCGAGATGGATACTTTAGGCAGTATAAAACACCGCAACTTGGTCCCACTTCTAGGTTTTTGTGTTGCTAAGAAGGAGCGCCTCTTGGTCTATACATACATGCCTAATGGAACCCTACATGATAAAATAAACTCGAGCATTGAGGGTGAAGTTATGGATTGGCCCCTGCGGCTGAAAGTCGGGATCAGAGCTGCCAAAGGATTCGCTTGGCTCCACCACAGTTGCAATCCGCGTGTTATCCATAGAAATATCAGTTCGAAATGCATCTTGTTGGATGCGGATTACGAACCAAAGATATCCGATTTCGGACTTGCTAGGCTCATGAATCCAGTCGACACCCATTTGAGCACTTTCGTGAACGGTGAGTTTGGTGACTTGGGTTACGTTGCTCCTGAGTATGCACGGACGCTGGTGGCCACGCCAAAAGGGGACGTATATAGTTTTGGCGTTGTGCTTCTCGAGCTGGTGACAGGTGAGAGGCCTACACATGTATCTAAAGCCCCGGAAACCTTCAAGGGAAGCCTAGTGGAGTGGATATCTGAGCTCTCTGCGGCCTCCAAGCTCAACGATGCAATTGACACGTCCTTGGTGGGGAAAGGCCACGACAGCGAGCTCTTCCAGTTTCTGAAGGTGGCTTGTAGTTGCGTGCTGCCAGGGCACAAGGAGCGGCCCACCATGTTCGAGGTGTACCAGCTCCTGAGAGCTATTGGGCAGAGGTATGATTTTACTACGGAAGACGATATGTTGATGCTGCAAGATTCAGGGGGTGCTGACAACGTCGTCGAACTCATTGTTGCTCAAGACAAGTAG